A section of the Rhizobium sp. Pop5 genome encodes:
- a CDS encoding RNA-binding S4 domain-containing protein produces MSGETQPTSGSRQRIDKWLFFTRMVKSRSLAQSHVQSGHVRINGERCSQPSQMVKPGDRVELTLERRDVVLVVRLTGERRGPYEEARLLYEDLSPPPDEAKRLTPYEQAIRAAGSGRPTKKERRAIDKLMSDED; encoded by the coding sequence ATGAGCGGGGAGACACAGCCGACCAGCGGTTCGCGCCAGCGTATCGACAAATGGCTGTTCTTCACGCGCATGGTGAAATCGCGCTCGCTGGCGCAGAGCCATGTTCAGTCCGGCCATGTCCGCATCAACGGCGAGCGTTGCAGCCAGCCGAGCCAGATGGTCAAGCCGGGTGATCGCGTCGAGCTGACACTGGAGCGGCGCGACGTCGTGCTCGTCGTGCGTCTGACCGGCGAGCGGCGCGGGCCCTACGAGGAAGCGCGTCTGCTCTACGAGGACCTGTCCCCGCCGCCGGATGAGGCAAAACGTCTCACGCCCTACGAGCAGGCGATCCGGGCGGCCGGTTCGGGCCGTCCGACGAAAAAGGAACGGCGCGCAATCGACAAGCTGATGTCGGACGAGGATTAG
- a CDS encoding helicase-related protein yields the protein MTLTSQPMILSGRGVTAVLGPTNTGKTHYAIERMVAHGTGVIGLPLRLLAREVYTRVVEKVGAQNVALVTGEEKISPPNARFSVCTVEAMPRETKAAFVAIDEVQLAGDLERGHIFTDRILHLRGRDETLLLGAATMRPILQQLLPGITVVERPRLSHLFYGGQKKITRLPQRSAIVAFSADEVYAIAELIRRQRGGAAVVLGALSPRTRNSQVALYQAGDVEYLVATDAIGMGLNLDVDHVAFAQDRKFDGYQFRNLNPAELGQIAGRAGRHVRDGTFGVTGQVSPFDEELVQRIEGHEFDNVKVLQWRTTEMDFSSIQSLRASLEAGPRVPGLTRALPAVDQQALEQLSRYPEIIDLADRPERVEKLWEACALPDYRRITPAQHADLISALFSDLVRYGTVNEQFLAEQVHRSDRTDGEIDTLSARIAQIRTWTYVSNRPGWLADPTHWQEKTREIEDRLSDALHERLTKRFVDRRTSVLMKRLRENAMLEAEISVNGDVFVEGHHVGQLSGFRFTPVAGTDGPDAKAVQAASQKALALEFEARAARLHAAGNSDLAIGSDGLIRWLGDPVARLSGSDHIMRPRVILLADEQLTGNARDHVAARIERFVNHHISTVLKPLDDLSRAEDLQGLAKGLAFQLVENLGVLFRRDVTEEVKSLDQEARASMRRYGVRFGAYHIFVPALLKPAPAELITLLWALKNDGLDKPGYGDLIPVLAAGRTSVVTDPSFERMFYKLAGFRFLGKRAVRIDILERLADIIRPLLQWKPGQNNRPEGAYDGRRFTTTTAMLSILGATLEDMEEILKGLGYRADAVKAEEASAHLATQDAASAPAASPDTAVEETADTADHDDADAAAEETAAEAPVAETAPTEPQAEVAETSAPAEASAPAEAVSAPGETGEPVEPKPVLLWRLGGRNDNQRQARGGHGERRGGQERGQNQQERGERNRRPGGGDNNRGGDGRDNNRNNRKDGDGRDGGRPQQARGDRNNQSRGDQPRGDRQDRGDRKDRGERNDRNDRNNNRGSQPLRFEAKPPRKEKPIDPDSPFAKLAALKEQMKK from the coding sequence ATGACTCTGACTTCGCAGCCGATGATTCTGAGCGGGCGTGGTGTGACCGCGGTGCTCGGACCGACCAATACCGGCAAGACCCATTATGCCATCGAGCGCATGGTCGCGCACGGGACCGGCGTGATCGGCCTGCCGCTCCGGCTCCTGGCGCGCGAGGTCTATACGCGGGTGGTCGAGAAGGTCGGTGCGCAGAACGTGGCCCTCGTCACCGGCGAGGAAAAAATCTCGCCGCCCAATGCGCGCTTTTCCGTCTGCACGGTCGAAGCGATGCCGCGTGAGACCAAGGCGGCGTTCGTCGCGATTGATGAGGTGCAGCTCGCCGGCGATCTCGAGCGAGGCCATATCTTCACCGACCGCATCCTGCATCTTCGCGGCCGTGATGAAACGCTGCTGCTCGGTGCTGCGACGATGCGGCCCATCCTACAGCAGCTCCTGCCCGGCATCACTGTCGTCGAGCGGCCGCGGCTTTCGCATCTTTTCTACGGCGGACAGAAGAAGATCACCCGGCTGCCGCAGCGCTCGGCCATCGTCGCCTTCTCGGCCGACGAGGTTTATGCCATCGCCGAACTCATCCGCCGTCAGCGCGGTGGCGCGGCGGTCGTGCTGGGCGCGCTCAGCCCTCGCACCCGCAATTCGCAGGTGGCGCTTTATCAGGCGGGCGACGTCGAATATCTGGTGGCGACCGATGCGATCGGCATGGGCCTCAACCTCGATGTCGATCACGTCGCCTTCGCCCAGGACCGGAAATTCGACGGCTACCAGTTCCGCAATCTCAATCCCGCCGAACTCGGCCAGATCGCCGGGCGCGCCGGTCGGCACGTGCGGGACGGGACGTTCGGGGTCACCGGCCAGGTCTCGCCTTTCGACGAGGAACTGGTGCAGCGCATCGAGGGGCACGAATTCGACAACGTCAAGGTTCTGCAGTGGCGCACGACCGAGATGGACTTTTCCTCGATCCAGTCGCTGCGCGCCAGCCTCGAAGCCGGGCCGCGCGTGCCGGGTCTGACGCGGGCGCTGCCGGCCGTCGACCAGCAGGCGCTGGAGCAGCTTTCTCGCTATCCCGAAATCATCGATCTTGCCGACAGGCCCGAACGCGTCGAAAAACTCTGGGAGGCTTGTGCGCTTCCCGACTACCGGCGTATTACCCCGGCACAACATGCCGATCTTATTTCGGCCCTCTTTTCCGATCTCGTGCGCTATGGCACGGTGAACGAACAGTTCCTCGCGGAGCAGGTTCATCGCTCCGATCGAACGGATGGGGAAATTGACACGCTTTCGGCGCGAATCGCGCAGATAAGGACCTGGACCTACGTTTCGAATCGACCCGGCTGGCTGGCCGATCCGACACATTGGCAGGAAAAGACGCGGGAAATCGAAGATCGATTGTCCGATGCGTTACATGAGAGGTTGACGAAACGCTTTGTTGATCGCAGGACATCTGTGCTCATGAAGCGCCTGAGAGAGAATGCGATGCTGGAAGCTGAAATCAGTGTGAATGGCGATGTCTTCGTTGAAGGACATCATGTAGGGCAGTTGAGCGGATTCCGTTTCACGCCGGTGGCGGGAACGGACGGACCGGATGCCAAGGCGGTTCAGGCTGCGTCGCAGAAGGCGCTCGCGCTCGAGTTCGAAGCCCGGGCGGCCCGGCTGCATGCCGCCGGCAATAGCGATCTGGCGATCGGTTCGGACGGGCTGATCCGCTGGCTCGGAGACCCGGTGGCGCGGCTGTCGGGCAGCGATCACATCATGCGCCCGCGCGTGATCCTTCTGGCCGACGAACAGTTGACGGGCAACGCCCGCGATCACGTCGCCGCCCGCATCGAGCGCTTCGTCAATCACCATATCAGCACGGTGCTGAAGCCGCTCGACGATCTGTCGCGCGCCGAAGATCTGCAGGGTCTTGCCAAGGGGCTGGCCTTCCAGCTCGTGGAAAATCTCGGCGTGCTCTTCCGCCGCGACGTGACCGAGGAAGTGAAGTCGCTGGATCAGGAGGCGCGCGCCTCCATGCGCCGTTACGGCGTGCGGTTCGGCGCCTACCATATCTTCGTTCCAGCGCTGCTGAAGCCGGCCCCCGCCGAGCTCATCACGCTGCTCTGGGCGCTGAAGAATGACGGCCTCGACAAGCCCGGCTACGGCGATCTCATTCCCGTGCTTGCCGCCGGTCGCACCTCCGTCGTCACCGATCCGAGCTTCGAGCGGATGTTCTACAAGCTTGCCGGCTTCCGCTTCCTCGGCAAGCGCGCCGTGCGCATCGACATTCTGGAACGGCTTGCCGACATCATCCGTCCGCTGCTGCAGTGGAAGCCCGGCCAGAACAACCGTCCGGAGGGCGCCTATGACGGCCGCCGCTTCACGACGACGACGGCAATGCTGTCGATCCTTGGCGCGACGCTCGAGGACATGGAAGAAATCCTCAAAGGCCTCGGCTATCGCGCCGATGCCGTGAAGGCGGAAGAGGCATCGGCCCATCTTGCGACGCAGGATGCGGCCTCCGCTCCTGCCGCCTCCCCGGATACGGCTGTGGAAGAAACGGCAGACACGGCCGATCACGACGATGCCGACGCAGCAGCCGAAGAGACCGCTGCCGAGGCGCCCGTTGCCGAAACGGCCCCGACAGAACCTCAGGCCGAGGTGGCGGAGACATCCGCTCCGGCGGAAGCTTCCGCTCCTGCAGAAGCGGTATCGGCTCCTGGGGAAACCGGCGAGCCGGTTGAGCCGAAGCCCGTTCTTCTCTGGCGTCTCGGTGGACGCAACGATAACCAGCGCCAGGCGCGTGGCGGTCATGGCGAGCGCCGTGGCGGCCAGGAGCGCGGTCAGAACCAGCAGGAACGCGGCGAGCGGAATCGCCGCCCGGGTGGTGGCGACAACAATCGCGGCGGTGACGGTCGTGATAACAATCGCAATAACCGCAAGGACGGCGACGGCCGCGACGGCGGCAGGCCGCAGCAGGCGAGGGGCGATCGCAACAACCAATCGCGTGGCGACCAGCCGCGCGGTGACCGGCAGGACCGTGGCGACCGCAAGGATCGCGGCGAGCGCAACGATCGTAACGACCGCAACAACAATCGCGGCTCGCAGCCGCTGCGCTTCGAGGCCAAGCCGCCGCGCAAGGAGAAGCCGATCGATCCGGATTCACCTTTCGCCAAGCTCGCGGCTCTCAAGGAGCAGATGAAGAAGTAA
- the fdxA gene encoding ferredoxin FdxA has translation MTYVVTDNCIKCKYTDCVEVCPVDCFYEGENFLVIHPDECIDCGVCEPECPAEAIKPDTEPGLDKWLKINTEYAAIWPNITVKKDPLPEAKEMDGETGKFEKYFSEKPGSGD, from the coding sequence ATGACCTATGTCGTGACCGACAATTGCATTAAGTGCAAATACACCGATTGCGTGGAAGTCTGCCCCGTCGACTGCTTCTATGAAGGCGAGAATTTCCTCGTCATCCATCCCGACGAATGCATCGATTGCGGTGTGTGCGAGCCTGAATGTCCCGCCGAGGCCATCAAGCCCGATACCGAGCCGGGCCTCGATAAATGGCTGAAGATCAACACCGAATATGCCGCCATCTGGCCCAATATCACGGTCAAGAAAGATCCGTTGCCGGAGGCCAAGGAGATGGATGGCGAGACCGGAAAATTCGAGAAATATTTCTCGGAAAAGCCCGGCTCCGGCGATTGA
- a CDS encoding CarD family transcriptional regulator — translation MTTQQKKPSTARHGFKTGESIVYPAHGVGTITAIEEQEVAGMKLELFVIDFEKDKMRLKVPVAKAMSIGMRKLSETDFVERALKVVQGKARVKRTMWSRRAQEYDAKINSGDLISIAEVVRDLYRAENQPEQSYSERQLYEAALDRMAREIAAVNKMSETEAVRLVETNLNKGPKRGKAIEEDDSQDEAA, via the coding sequence ATGACGACTCAGCAGAAAAAGCCTTCTACAGCACGCCACGGCTTCAAGACCGGTGAATCGATCGTCTACCCCGCTCACGGCGTCGGTACCATCACCGCTATCGAAGAGCAAGAAGTCGCCGGCATGAAGCTCGAACTTTTCGTTATCGATTTCGAGAAGGACAAGATGCGCCTGAAGGTTCCGGTCGCCAAGGCCATGAGCATCGGCATGCGCAAGCTTTCGGAAACGGATTTCGTCGAGCGTGCTTTGAAGGTCGTGCAGGGCAAGGCACGCGTCAAGCGCACCATGTGGTCCCGTCGCGCCCAGGAATATGATGCCAAGATCAATTCCGGCGATCTGATTTCCATCGCTGAGGTCGTGCGCGATCTCTATCGTGCCGAAAACCAGCCCGAACAGTCCTATTCCGAGCGTCAGCTTTATGAAGCCGCGCTCGATCGCATGGCGCGCGAAATCGCCGCCGTCAACAAGATGTCGGAAACCGAAGCTGTCCGCCTCGTCGAGACCAATCTCAACAAGGGTCCGAAGCGCGGCAAGGCGATCGAAGAAGACGATTCGCAGGACGAAGCCGCATAA